In Nostoc sp. UHCC 0926, a single genomic region encodes these proteins:
- a CDS encoding DJ-1/PfpI family protein, whose product MAAKKLLMLIGDYVEDYEVMVPFQALQMVGHTVHAVCPDKKAGDKVRTAVHDFEGDQTYSEKPGHNFTLNATFAEVEAATYDALVIPGGRAPEYIRLNQQVLEITRHFAQTNKPIAAICHGLQLLAAADVLQGKRCTGYPACSPDVKSAGGIYVDIPVNQAIVDGNLVTAPAWPAHPRWLAEFLTVLGTKIEHPELATAV is encoded by the coding sequence TTGGGGACTATGTAGAAGATTATGAAGTAATGGTTCCTTTCCAGGCGTTGCAAATGGTGGGACACACTGTCCATGCAGTTTGCCCCGACAAAAAAGCTGGCGACAAGGTGCGGACAGCAGTTCACGACTTTGAAGGAGACCAGACTTACAGCGAAAAACCCGGTCACAATTTCACTTTAAATGCTACGTTTGCAGAAGTAGAAGCGGCAACCTATGATGCTTTAGTCATTCCCGGAGGACGAGCACCAGAATATATCCGTCTGAATCAGCAGGTGCTAGAAATCACCCGTCACTTTGCCCAAACGAATAAACCTATTGCTGCCATCTGCCACGGCTTGCAGTTATTGGCAGCTGCTGATGTACTGCAAGGCAAGAGATGTACTGGTTACCCTGCTTGTAGCCCAGATGTCAAGAGTGCTGGAGGGATTTATGTCGATATCCCTGTTAATCAGGCAATAGTTGATGGTAACTTGGTGACAGCACCAGCTTGGCCTGCTCACCCCCGTTGGCTGGCAGAATTCCTCACAGTACTTGGAACTAAGATTGAACACCCAGAACTAGCTACAGCTGTTTGA